The DNA window CAACCattgaatttttgtttctatagaaaaaaaataaaaaattgtattcaaCCCGAAGGAATATGGTATTTCAtgtaaaatgatatttgaatAGTTTACGTGTCAGAAAggaataattatatctatgatatttttaatcgtatcgTTCTGCTCGATTTTTAAATTGAGGGAGCCACCATCTTGTCGCCACTATCGAATATATTCCGATTGGTACGAAAAGTATACGAGCTATACTACTGAATAGTTGAAGACAAGCGTCCCCTTTGTGCCTTTGAATTTCGATTATTGACACGTGTACGCTGGGTCTCTTTTTGTCaaacattatacttatttctaTAAGATTGAcgaaataaatacgaaaatgAGGATACTTTGTGTACTGTGCACTTTGCTCGTCATCACTGTCACATCGTTAGCACGCCCGCAGGGTGAGTATGCTTTTATGTATGCTATATGTATACGTGCGTATATAAATCGTCCTCtatcgtttgttttctttttcgttgcgTCGGGTAACGCAATACACCAAATGATATTCGTTAGATTTTAATGCTCGTCCAATGTGATAGCGTTgatttacatttacatttattgATCTAATCGTTCAATTTGTTTgagcatatttatatatcatgttaaaatagaataaaattcatttatgtCTTGACATTATAGATGGAGAAAGTACCACCAAGACTACTACTGCTCTACCTTTGACAActgcaattaaaaaaaatgattctcTGAGCGGTACACCAGCATCAATAGGAAAATCTAATGAGAAACCTAACAATGCTGTTACTTATACTACTCCAAGTGTTACTACtgttgaaaaacaaaaggaacatGAAGAAATTATGACTACTCCCACAAAAACTGCAACTCTTGTAACATCAGATTCAAAGATTGATTCGACTTCTGCAATTACATTAAGCGATAAAAtctctactactactgctgctgcatCTACCGACATcacaactactactaccactattactactactgcaACTGGTATTACCACTACTTCCAATATAGTTCCAACCGAAACGAGATTCTATTCTAATATAACTACAGCTGTACCAGTTACAACTGCATGCCCTCCAATATCAGGCCGCCATTTTGATGGTCTTAGTTTTCTAGGTATATCAATGTTTAATACATAATCTAATAGATCATCTATTATGTATTTTCTCTTAATAATTcactatttactttttttcaggTGGCATAATTTTAACTGTCTGCTTAATTGGAATTGGAATTTTTCTTTGCAAATACTGTAAACACGTCTGTGAAGATAAATATCGTACTCTATGACTTATTACATAGTcctattgtaaaatatttcattttttgctATACCACCTATACATAGATCTCagaattatgttatatttttattttcgttatgtcgcttatatttctttttataacgtGAAATGATACACGATTTATGCACTTTTAGAAATtggagattatatatatatatatatatatatatatatatatatatatatatgtatatatatatgtgtgtatgtatgtatcgcgCTTATATTTCTTCGCAATAAATGTGATGCGATCGATGTGATCAGTAAAGTTATATTGCTAATCACATAAACATGAACAAAACGTATTTCGACGAAAGGATGAACTCTGCTATGGACTAGCATAAGAGTATTCCTTGCATGAACGAGTACAATTAATTAAGATagctttattttacttttatattaccTGTACTAAAGAATAGTTATAGAATCTCGACCGAGCAACGAGACTCTTCttgtttgtataatatatatttcttttatgtatgtatctttattgaaagaaacaaatgtatataataaataaatctcgaTATTGTTCCTTTAGGAACAATCCAGTCACATAATGAACACATCTAGTATGTTTTGTTTCACCCGTTTAGTCGgaacatatatttatgaatatatgtcTTCATATGAATATTTTCGTGCAAgcacataattatatatacttgtatgaaattaaattttgcaTGAGCcgaatttaatattcaataacaaaaaaaaaaaaagaaaataaaaataaataaattgattaaaaaataaatttaattataaaaaaatattttttatattttattacgattcGAACCGCTCAATCATCCACGTAATTATATTCCTATATAGAAAGGTAAATGAAACTATTGTTTTTGAAATTCATTCGTTttgtattatgtatgtatatagcgCAGATGTGGTCCAGATCTTTTTGTATGGGTGGAGTCGAAGTGTCGAGAGACGAGCATGCTCGGTTTATCCCCCTATTTCGCTTTCCTCCGCAGCTTCCCTTTCCTTCCGAGCTCCCTCTCGTTTACCTCTACCCTCTCTTATTTTTGCACCCTTCGCACGCACACATCCCTACACgtgcgtacatacgtatgttcgctctttctctctctttctctctctctcattcactccctctttctctctctctctctctctctctctctctcattcactccctctttctctctctctctctctctctctctctctatctttctctctctctttctctctctttctctagtgCTCCCTAGATATAAAGCTTTTTTGGAAGCTttcgacacacacacacacattcgaATGGCGACGCGTTTACGCGAGAGTCTGGACCGAACGCAGCGCGGCAAGACGCGTTGCAACGACGAGGCGGCAAAGGCGAGGCTTTAGTCGGGCTCAAACGTGCGCTCGTCACGGGGTGAATCCCTACGAACGTGTTCATCGATCAACACTATCGCAATATTTCTAGATACGTAATTCGGTCCACGAGTAACGATCACGACGGATACtgtgatttatataaaaataatgaacttTATTGACGAacgagaaataacaaaaatctacTTGCGTGAACAATTTTCTAGTGTTCCtaatcgttaattaatgattttgaCTTCTCAATAACCGTCCATTAAGAATTCTCTTTAGCTTCTCTTtagaatgtttttattaaaaaaagttatatatatatatgtatatatgataaatttggTGTTAAGTGCATATCTTTATTCCGTAATTATAGAATATTCAAAGATCCGAAATATTGGAACAGAGAGATCTTTCAAAGTTACTCGTTGCCGTTAAATTCGTTCAATGTTTGAATTATCGAACGTTGTCGAGAAATAGAATATTGAGATTGAAATGATGATCGgacgataaaatattgtataactATACGCggtatatattgatataagaaaatatggcGGAGACGCAAGGTGTTTATTGATCGGGATGAAAGTTTCATGGTGAAATAATAGCCGGGATCGTCGTCCCGGATGGTATCATTCGAACTAGAGATTGAATCAGTTAGCATCAAGGGAGGACATTCTCTCCCAGGTTGTCACGTGACCTTTGCAAGAAATATTGACAAACTCGATTCGTTTTCAATGACTTTTTATAGACCTTTCATCAAGCTTCTTCGAAATTCTACGTTTTATACTTATTTCACAATAATCGATGTCGTCAAGGGATGAGATAAGAAGAGAGCATGTGTGCTTTTGTGCCGTGATTTGCTTTCGTCTTGGCTAATTTCTGTACCATCTTTGACTTCCtcctttatttatcatttttataatttattattaaatcgagTGGGAATATATCATCGATACTAGCTACATTAACGAGCCAATATTACGATCGATGAAAGAAGACGAGATGAATTTTTATCCTGACAAAGGTAAGTAACTAGTATTTGAAGCAGCATGATCGGTAATAATTAGTCATCTcaaaagattaattttattgttatcctgCATTCTACGAggtaaagaaatacaaaagagccaaaagaaaagaaaaaaaaacaatgaaaatacaaGTGCACAATACAAACGTTTAATCTTTCAATCGACAACTTCGAACAAAAGTCAAGTTATACGATCGATGAAAatgcattgaaaatattcatatctAATATCATTCTGTTTGATTGCTGTCGGTGCTCGtcaagattttctttctcgatttttgatttttttgattttcgataactatcgattattatcatcattatcatcatcatcagggAAAGTATAATAATCAGCGGTTTCCACTTTTTTTGTCACTAAGCTGATGCAATATCATTTCGAATGCTTTAAGTTAACGGTATGCTGCTGGAGTGCTGTTACCGGAGATGAATCCATGATTGGCGGAAATGGCATAACTGATTGGccgatatttcataatttccgGTACGGCAATCGCTGCGGAGTGGTATCCTCTCTATTACCGAGGCAGGCACCGATAGTAAGATCAGTCCGGATGTATGTACTTAAATCCCGAGGAAAGTGCGAACATGTTAAACGCTTCGAGAATTATGAATAAAACGTTGCTAAAAAGCTGCTTACAAAAATAGATGAAATCCGAGATATTTGAGAAGGAATTATTGATTTTGAGAAAaacgtattatttttctctatttatctttttcatttttcgtcaACTTTTGACAATTGCAGGCAAGAAGAAGACGTATCGAaacttaataataagaaacaaacGTAGTAGCAATCTAAGCAGTACACGTGATGTGTAAAAGCATTGAATACGTCCGAATGACTGTGACACGTTCAAATAGCAAGTCGTTGGAAATATCAAGACAATATCTTTATCGAGTTGTCTTCCAAGAACGATTTAAGCGTCGCTTGTGGCATCATGGCCACGTGCGTTTCAATAAAAGTTTTACAAAACAGCGAGTGATCCTCGAaggtaaaaatgatttttttcttctttatctcctttttctcaaatgaatttaaatattaatcgttGACAATGATCAATGATCATAGGATACGGTAAAGGACTCGAGGATAGTTCACTGGAAGAAGTCACGGAGTAATGATCAGAGTCAGGCGGTTCGAGCTGGGAACCGCGACTGTTAATTCGGTGAGTCCAGCCACCTGGAGTCGACAACAACGTCAAAGACGCGTCGGCTGTAACAGATATTCTTTGCTGAGAGTCTTTATAGCATTGTGTTGCATAACTGGTGCTTACTGTGATCGGTACGAGTGGAAAAAGAGATTACCACGTGGTTTAAAGGAATTACAAGCGGCCATGAATAGTAAAGCACAACCATTGGCTCTTCTGGGCCGTTGCGATTTCGACAATTTCTGCGATTGGATTTTCAACGATACTCTAGGATTAAATAAGACAACGGCAAGAAAGTTTACAATTACAGCGGAGATTAGTAAGTCGGAGAAAGGTAAATAAACTAACTTATTCAAAATTAGTTAAAATTTTTCTGAAATTCCCGGTGAAGTTTATAGACtcatatatttactatatatcaAAGGTAAGCTCTAAAAGGAactgattattttattcaaggAAACTTTCTATGGTTACGGGGTTTTGGCAGGGGCCAATTAATGTCAGAAGTTATACCACGCACTGGATCACATTGTCATCTATTATTAGCATTGCATCAAGTCAATATGAAAGACGGGGAATTCAATTTTGTTATACAAACGAATGGTCAAAGCTATATCGCAACTAAACGTATGggaaataataatgctaagtaagaatattaattttattgatatatcaaTGAGATTGAGAGTTAAATACACTGATTATCTatgttattgaaataaatatcacTTTAGGTGGGAGATAACCAGTTTCAACATTGGTGCCATTGCACaacattttcgtttatatttagaGATCTTTTTGCCCTATAAGAACTCAAGTGTAGCTGTCGATAATATTCAATTGGTCGATTGTTTTCcaggtaataaaaaaatgccGATTTCGTATCTATCGCAATCGTAATCCAATAATGAGTAGttatgtttatttctttaatagaaTCTCCACCGGATGTTACGGTTTGCACGGACGACATGTTTCGTTGTAACAATGGTTCCTGCTTGAATAGAACACGTATATGTGATTTGACGAAGGATTGTGCCGATGCAGAAGACGAAGGGCTCGATTGCGGtgagttaaaaaaatttctttttcatcgctttttctttttttctttcgattcaaAGGTAATTCCATAAtctaatgataaattttagaCAAAATGCCACCCAATTCAAGATGTAATTTTGAAGATGGTTGGTGCGGTTGGACAAATCTTCCTGGAAGTTCATTAAATTGGACTCTTCATTGTGGTCCAACACCAACCGAAAGAACCGGACCAAGTTACGATCATACGTATCGAAATATAACGGGTACAATATTCTTCATTGATTTATCGAAATAGTAagattaatttgaatttttataaaaatgcttAATCATTCGATCGCTTTGTTTTAGGTACATATGCTTATGTGAATACagcgaaaggaataaaatatgGTAGCCGAGGCACACTTGAGAGTCCATTGTTTAATCCAACACCACCTTACAGTAGTGATCCTAATAGTTTTTATCATCAGAGCTGTCAAGTAGGTATATAATGCTTGTATTTACCTTCATTcttcattctattttttatttattttttattatagatccGATTCTTTTACCATCGTTATGGTGTACAGAGTGGTTCTCTCGGATTATACTTGGTTCAAGTGAAACCACatcaaaataattctaaattattATGGTGGTCTTACGGTGACAAAAGCGATGATTGGTATAGCCAAACAGTTCCCCTTCCAGAGATCagatataggtatataatagACGAATAGAAAGACTTAAAATTAGCATGATATAAgttaatatttacattctaGATATTTTTTGCAATTTGAGGCAAGCAGAGGATATGCTTCGAAAGGTGATATTGCTATTGACGATATTTCTCTCAGTCCAGAATGCTTTGGTATAggtaagttataaataatgatgggccaaaagtttctaagtttgtagctatacaatttgaataaaaattagcttaaaaagttttgaaaaagagtaattgatttttgaagtcttttagaaatttttggCCGATTCTGTATCTatgtcttctttattttctttatttttttattatttacattaaacgTACATGTTATGTTTAGGAGTACCACCAGAAGTCGTTGGAacttttgattattataatcctatAATAGAGTCTGAAAGAATACCAGAAGCACATATTGATTTCGTTAATGAAACGGGTACGATTGAAGAGATGATTTTGAATTAAACATAACTTCACATTTcgtttttgtataatatttttttcatgtttgTTTAGTAATCCATATCACTACTTGTGGTGCTACCGGCCGAATAGGTCCAACTCTAAAACAATGTATGGAGGAAAATAATAGAACCGACATCGAATTGATTGAAAAATCATCAGCACCTTCTCAGGAAGATTTACCTGTTTTTAATCTAGATGGAATTCAGAGGTGGACTGCACCACGTGGTGGATATTATACGTAAGAAGTTCTGCTGTATATTGTTAAATaggtaatataaatttctttatccacgcaatcatattttcttttctaatagtTTAATTGGAATGGGTGCACGTGGTGGGCGAGGTGCTTCCGGTACAGGAAGTACATTGGGTTCACTTGTTCGTGGTGTCGTTGAGCTAGTAAAGGGTGATCAACTTTATTTCATGGTTGGTCAGCCTGGAATTGACGCATGTCCTAAGGTAAACATTTATTaaggatttattttatttttattatttcatctttcattccttcataatatttaatcgataaagGAATTTTAACTCAAATAATAAGTTATTCATTGTTTATTAAGATCAAGCGAtgtaattgaaatataatataattagaaaaatacatataaagtgttttcatataaacaaaattgcaAAAAACTATTAACCAATTTTTAGAATTTGGGAATGCAGACAAAGGAATGTCAAGCTCCATTTGATGGACCATCAGAAACAGGCGGTATGTCATCGATATTTCACGAAGTGAAAAAAATGGAGGTAAAAGATGGTGgaggtggcggtggtggtgctACCTATATCTTCACTGTAAGTACACGACCAAACGCGATAAAATCTTACgtattaaaattgatattattttatagctTAAGAATAATGGTGATCAGCAACCATTGCTTATCGCTGCCGGTGGCGGTGGATTAGGATTACGTGTAGGACAATCAGTGGATGATAGTATACAACATGGAAAAGGTGCTGCTCCATCAGAAAGATCACCTAGTTCTGGCTTAGCGATTACTGAAAACGCAGGTATCGCAATTGACAAATGATATTAAGTTAAATATgctaaaaatattcattttctataaCGATACAAATTTGATTCGAACAGGTCCTGGTGGTGGTTGGAATAGTTCGAATAGTATGTTCCGAGTAGCTGCTGGAATTCCTTTGGCTCGTGGAGGAAAAGGTGGTGCTGGCTGTGGTTCTGGTAAAGAAGGTTACGGTAATGGTGGAtttggtggaggtggtggtggttgtttaacaggaggtggaggtggaggttaTATAGGTAAAACACGATATTTCTCCTTACTAGCAAATTCCTTTTAAGATCCTCAAGctataaatatagatttgaACAGAATTTAATGGAAACGATTTTCGTTTTTgacaaaatttgaaatttttttcattcagtATTTTCATCTATGTATTTAACAAATCTTAATTCTCATTTGAATTAACGGGTTGGGAGCAATTTCTTGGAAATATAAATCGTTTCTAATTAGATAtcgctattttatttttaataccatGCAGGAGGTAGTACTGGTCTTAAGGAATCCGGTAATGGCGAAGGTGGATATTCTTATGCTGCAACCGCTTTATTACACGTTTATTTTCAACCTGCTGCGAATCCTGGACCTGGTGAAGTTTATATAATACCTGCTATAAGTGGTTGCAAATGCGATTTTCGTTGCATTGCtctcgataaatatttaagtgAAACAAGGTGTCTGTGTCCACCAGGTTGGGTTCTCAGCAATGATTCCAGATCCTGCATCAGTAAGTGACGCGTtgctaataaataattattattaatatgtaatcgttattattagaaataaatattttctaactgGAACTCGTGTCTATTGTAGTGGCCACTGACCCAAAGGTGTCTCATCAActgtttataattttgttgatATTCGCTAGCATAATTTTATTAGTGGCTCTCATCGGACTTGGCACGCTACTTTGTAAGCGATTAGACTTTTCTTTCAaagatagaaattaatatgttataatatctaatttctACAAATTTGATTCTGTAGATATTCGCTATCAGAATCGAAAAACTCTTTTACAACGTCGACAGGTGATGTTTGGAAACGGTACGGAACTAACAGCATTGAGAGCTGTCTCGGACACGATGATGACCGAATTTAATCCAAATTACGAATTTGCTGGGAATTTATATAGTTTTAAGGATTTACCTCAGATTCCACGTGAATACATCTCTTTGGTGAAGTTAGTATTTCATTTTACCCAATAAGAGAGGCAAAAAGATGATGTAATTaagtatatttgttatatactgTATCCAAGTAGACCACTTGGGCAAGGTGCTTTTGGCGAAGTCTTTCAAGGAGTATACAAATACAGATGTAACGAGGAGCATCCGGTAGCTGTTAAAACTCTACCCTCGTTGACGACATCTCAAGCGGAAGCTGATTTCATGATGGAAGCTCTTATTATGAGTAAATTCAGCCATCCCAATATAGTACATTTTATTGGAGTCTCTTTTGACAGCCACCCAAGATATAttgtattagaattattagcTGGTGgtgatttgaaaaatttccttcGAGAAGAAAGACCAAGATCGGTgagttaatatataatttatgtgtccatttaataaaaagaaaaaagggaaaaatcaatttatttattaactttatgaattattatcatcaggATCGTTCTACTACGCTAACTATGTATGATTTAATAATGTGTGGCTACAATGTTGCGAATGGTTGTAAATACATGGAAGAGGCACGTTTCATACATCGCGATATAGCTGCACGAAATTGTCTACTCACCTGCAAAGGATCTGGTCGTATAGTAAAAATCGCAGATTTTGGTATGGCTAGAGATATTTATAGAAGTGACTATTATAGGAAAGGCGGTAAAGCTATGTTACCTATAAAATGGATGCCACCAGAAAGTTTTTTGGATGGTATATTTACTACGAAAACCGACGTCTGGTaagttttgataatatttttcaagattaTTATTCCAAGCATTCATTatgcattattgttattattaatattttcattaattacttTTGTTTAGTTAGACTAAAGCTAAGTAtcttataaatacaattttatataagattttagATTTTTGTGATTAATTTTGCGGAATCATTTTGATAGATGATCCTTCTAATCCTTTTATTAGTTTAAATGATGTAATTGTTTGTACTATCTGCAgtttaaagatataaaaagtaaataatgtgATGGTTTTCATTTAAAGGGCTTTCGGCGTTCTTCTTTGGGAAATTATGTCTTTTGGGTATATGCCATACACTGGCTGTGCCAATCGTGAGGTAATGTCAATGGTAACGTCTGGTGGTCGTTTGGAAAAGCCAGCCGGTTGTCCCGATCCAATTTATGGAATAATGACGCGTTGTTGGCATCCACGCCCGGAGGATCGACCTAGTTTTGCGACCATCACCGAAAGAATCGATTATTGCTTGCAGGTAGAGTATATTTCTAAGAGAAATggaattaaacaaataaattattaaaaatgaattataacaaaataaatttttttttaataattaaagattctTCTATTCATTAGGATCCCGACGTAATAAACCATCCAACACCAAATTACGATATTTTACCAGCTTGCGATCgtgaaataacaattatgagaCCGGATCCTGAAACAGAATGCATCAATGTCCATTCGGACGTGAGTTAACtaatatagaattaatatactaattctatattaatatagaattaatatagaatttgtttaaacaaaaaatgtatAGTCATCGGTAGACatcgatagataaataaaaaaatacaaaattctaTCGATTTCTTTATAGACTGCGTTGATTGATGGTTATATGCAGCCAAGAGACATAGAATTTCGTCCAGTGACTTATCGCATTGAACAAGTCACCAATAATATGTCTTATATGCATcaaaagaaatacgaaagtGGACCtacgaacgataatatatcTCGAATGAGAGATATTCAACGAATTGAACCAGAACAGAATAATTCCTATAAGGATAATCCAAAGAATCTGAACAATGAAGATAATCTCGAAAACGCTCGTACGGTTCTTGACAACGATGGCAACGACAGAACCGAGGTAAATATGAGCGAAATTAGATAATGTAAGCACTTTTCTGCTAAATTTCTCTTGATtcgttctttaattttttcttatctttctttatatttatttatcttttatcttgaaattgattaaaatagaAGGTTTCATTCGAAGTTGTTACGATTTTTTCTCAATagcataaattattttttattttatcatatttcatttcatttcagcACGAACGtaaaacgacgaagacgaacgTCGAGGAAAAGGAGATTTCGGAATGTTCCGATAACGGAAATGATCCTCCCGAGGATCAAGATGATCGTTTCAGCGAAAACAGTGACGGCACAGACTTAGCGGCTGATAGAAAAAACGGGAATGAAAGTACTACAACGACTGACACTAATTCTGATTCAATGGCTGTCGTACCAGCTGATACTTCGACCGATACGACGAGCAATTCGACACCGAACACACGTACCTGTTCACCTAGTCGGATCGTTCTCAATGCTAATGCTAACAACGTCaatggaatattaaaaaaaagtgctTTGAAGGCTGCTCTAAGTTTGGATCCAAGCGCGTTATACCGCGGCACGATTCATTATGAGAAAATACCATTCTCTGCACCACCACAACGTTCTAGCACACCTGGAAGTATAGAGCTGTCTAAGGTAAACTTAGatacataaattttctatCTAGGACATCTTGCTCGTTTTATCTGATCATAAATTAACTTATattttgttactgttgtatCTACCTAAATTGtacaattgaaagaaaatgatctaGAGTCTAACATTGAGGATAATATTTGACTCCAATCAGATGAAACTTCATACACGATACTCTAACTACTCTTACATTGTTAACATCGtcgattttttcatttattttttacgcgTATAGGATTCTCTTGGACACGAGTTACCTAGGCAGGAAGAATGCTCTTGCTGAGAATTGTACGACGGGGGCTGACCGGACTCCCCCCCAGACACTGCTGTAGCGGTAATCGCTGCGAGGACTTGCAGGCAGCTGCAAAGATCAGCGACGATTTCTGCGATCACGTTTAAATTGACGGAATCATCGACCATTCTTTGGACATCCGCCGATGAGATGTCTTCGAGATTTTATTCCCAGGAGACGCTTTTATAAATAACGTTGCGAATGATccaacatttttatttgttcgcaggttattacatatacatacatatgtatgtatatgtattatatgtacaacaattaaattgtatagaaacaaattattacaatGACAAAAACGTAATGTCCATaagtaattacaattataaaagtacaagaggaaaagaaaaatactcagatatatgtatatatgtgcaaTTATATGTACAGGTTGAATcgcattatttattaacggTTACCGTTTCcagttaaataataatcaatgaagatataaaataagaccTAACGTATTATAGACTGCTTCTAATATTGAgagaatttttctaaaaaacaATCTCTTGCTTTTGCACATCGCAACAGTGATTTCTTttccgtctttctttttttaaaagtcAGATACCGACTTGCAACGGATCActgtacaataattataacgctGGGGGCGAAATCACAACGACTACGACAATGGGAATGattgtaataacgacaacGGCGGTAGTTGGTAATGATAAGAGTAGAAATAGTGTAGTAATTGTGCAATGTTTAATAGGATTAATtgtagtagcagtagcaatagtaatagtaatagtagtattagtagtagtagtagtaatagtgatagaagtaatagtagtaatagtgatagAAGTAGTAATAGCAGTAAAAGATGAAATAGCAACGACAACGTCGGAAAACAATTATAGTTACACGaggaaaaaatgtattttaaactTTCCAATCTGTCATTGAAcatgaaatatatacaatgGTATTTTGATAATTCTACCATTATAGAGAATACAAATAATGTGCCAGGGTATAAAAACCTCACTTTACCTAACAATTACAAAGAcaaatattcgatattttacatatatttgtcatctcaataatatgcatatatccATCATAGATATAgggataatgataattataatcatatggATGTAATGATAATGTCGATGAAAAAAGTATCGAGGAATgttctatagaaaaaaaacaggaaaacgaaataa is part of the Vespa crabro chromosome 21, iyVesCrab1.2, whole genome shotgun sequence genome and encodes:
- the LOC124431407 gene encoding ALK tyrosine kinase receptor isoform X1 encodes the protein MIRVRRFELGTATVNSVSPATWSRQQRQRRVGCNRYSLLRVFIALCCITGAYCDRYEWKKRLPRGLKELQAAMNSKAQPLALLGRCDFDNFCDWIFNDTLGLNKTTARKFTITAEISKSEKGNFLWLRGFGRGQLMSEVIPRTGSHCHLLLALHQVNMKDGEFNFVIQTNGQSYIATKRMGNNNAKWEITSFNIGAIAQHFRLYLEIFLPYKNSSVAVDNIQLVDCFPESPPDVTVCTDDMFRCNNGSCLNRTRICDLTKDCADAEDEGLDCDKMPPNSRCNFEDGWCGWTNLPGSSLNWTLHCGPTPTERTGPSYDHTYRNITGTYAYVNTAKGIKYGSRGTLESPLFNPTPPYSSDPNSFYHQSCQIRFFYHRYGVQSGSLGLYLVQVKPHQNNSKLLWWSYGDKSDDWYSQTVPLPEIRYRYFLQFEASRGYASKGDIAIDDISLSPECFGIGVPPEVVGTFDYYNPIIESERIPEAHIDFVNETVIHITTCGATGRIGPTLKQCMEENNRTDIELIEKSSAPSQEDLPVFNLDGIQRWTAPRGGYYTLIGMGARGGRGASGTGSTLGSLVRGVVELVKGDQLYFMVGQPGIDACPKNLGMQTKECQAPFDGPSETGGMSSIFHEVKKMEVKDGGGGGGGATYIFTLKNNGDQQPLLIAAGGGGLGLRVGQSVDDSIQHGKGAAPSERSPSSGLAITENAGPGGGWNSSNSMFRVAAGIPLARGGKGGAGCGSGKEGYGNGGFGGGGGGCLTGGGGGGYIGGSTGLKESGNGEGGYSYAATALLHVYFQPAANPGPGEVYIIPAISGCKCDFRCIALDKYLSETRCLCPPGWVLSNDSRSCIMATDPKVSHQLFIILLIFASIILLVALIGLGTLLYIRYQNRKTLLQRRQVMFGNGTELTALRAVSDTMMTEFNPNYEFAGNLYSFKDLPQIPREYISLVNRPLGQGAFGEVFQGVYKYRCNEEHPVAVKTLPSLTTSQAEADFMMEALIMSKFSHPNIVHFIGVSFDSHPRYIVLELLAGGDLKNFLREERPRSDRSTTLTMYDLIMCGYNVANGCKYMEEARFIHRDIAARNCLLTCKGSGRIVKIADFGMARDIYRSDYYRKGGKAMLPIKWMPPESFLDGIFTTKTDVWAFGVLLWEIMSFGYMPYTGCANREVMSMVTSGGRLEKPAGCPDPIYGIMTRCWHPRPEDRPSFATITERIDYCLQDPDVINHPTPNYDILPACDREITIMRPDPETECINVHSDTALIDGYMQPRDIEFRPVTYRIEQVTNNMSYMHQKKYESGPTNDNISRMRDIQRIEPEQNNSYKDNPKNLNNEDNLENARTVLDNDGNDRTEHERKTTKTNVEEKEISECSDNGNDPPEDQDDRFSENSDGTDLAADRKNGNESTTTTDTNSDSMAVVPADTSTDTTSNSTPNTRTCSPSRIVLNANANNVNGILKKSALKAALSLDPSALYRGTIHYEKIPFSAPPQRSSTPGSIELSKDSLGHELPRQEECSC